Proteins from a single region of Methanoculleus taiwanensis:
- a CDS encoding helicase-related protein, which translates to MLRLEDIKKDATVNGIEPGQIVRIVSTDPVGENALTVYYKTADGQVKEQMLFRSKEPSLSLAKAGRPWAFDAPGEEFKLAAEAYRIDLAYLFDPMMAVHTSNVEPLPHQITAVYESMLPRQPLRFVLADDPGAGKTIMAGLLIRELLMRADAERILIVAPGSLVEQWQDEMYEKFGLAFTIFSRDLAEQSPSGNPFDDHPLLIARLDQLSRNDELQEKLGRTQWDLVVVDEAHKMSATYYGSKVNRTQRFRLGELLGAHTRNLLLMTATPHNGKEEDFQLFLSLLDADRFYGKFRDGAHKVDVSDLMRRMVKEDLLKFDGTPLFPERIAESVNYTLSDAEGALYQQVTQYVREEMNKADRIENNQRKGAVGFALTGLQRRLASSPEAIYQSLKRRRERLKRRVEEMKLDSRGRALAETLLDVRTNGDVWDAEEEMAAGEYEEYEEEVVDQATASRTIHELEAEIRILEGLEEQARQVVRSGHDRKWDELSRLLQETPQMHEEGGRQRKLIIFTEYKDTLRYLATRIRGLLGSEEAVATIDGSDRREERRKKQEMFRSDPAVRILVATDAAGEGVNLQNAHLMVNYDLPWNPNRLEQRFGRIHRIGQTEVCRLWNLVAAETREGDVFQRLLLKLETERQALGGRVFDILGDVFDDRSLRDLLIEAIRYGDDPEVRAKLLQRVEGALDTEHLREIMRQNALCEVVMDEGRLFAIKAEMEKAEARKLQPYFIRAFFTRAYELLGGELRPREPGRWEITHVPAAIRDRDRQLSGRDRRYLQPVMKRYERICFEKQYVRLLDRVGAPMAALIHPGHPLMQAVTDLVLEAHRPKLRQGAVLVDPNDPGVTPRVLFIIDHRVRDGNDENRTVSRRMQFVAIDAEGRAENAGWAPHLDLQPISDEERELVADVLASPWVSSDLERMALGYATERLVPAHFEEVKARRERMADRTLAAVQARLVKEINFWQDRYLKLQDDHRAGKEVRMNLENARRTVDDLTTRLERRKRDLAAMRHVISATPVIAGGALVIPAGLLAACRGEVTTIDAAARKHVEMVAMRAVMEAERALGHEVIDVSAEKCGWDITVLLPETDGTPPMTRHIEVKGRAKGQTTITVLRNEIIYGLNQADKFVLAIVLVDGEDYEGPFYIREPFDREPGWAVTSENFDLAKLLNRAERPQ; encoded by the coding sequence ATGCTACGACTGGAAGACATAAAAAAAGATGCGACCGTTAACGGTATCGAACCCGGCCAGATCGTGCGTATTGTATCAACCGATCCGGTGGGCGAGAACGCGCTGACGGTCTATTACAAGACAGCCGACGGGCAGGTGAAGGAGCAGATGCTCTTCCGCTCCAAAGAGCCCTCGCTCTCCCTCGCAAAGGCCGGGCGGCCGTGGGCGTTCGACGCACCCGGCGAGGAGTTCAAGCTCGCTGCGGAGGCCTACCGGATCGACCTTGCCTATCTCTTCGACCCGATGATGGCGGTGCATACCTCGAACGTCGAGCCGCTCCCCCACCAGATCACGGCGGTCTACGAGTCGATGCTGCCCCGGCAGCCGCTCCGGTTCGTCCTGGCGGATGATCCCGGCGCCGGCAAGACGATCATGGCCGGCCTGCTGATTCGGGAGCTTCTGATGCGGGCGGATGCCGAGCGTATTCTGATCGTCGCTCCGGGAAGCCTTGTGGAGCAGTGGCAGGATGAGATGTACGAGAAGTTCGGCCTTGCGTTCACCATTTTCTCCCGCGACCTTGCGGAACAATCGCCGAGCGGCAACCCGTTCGACGACCATCCCCTGCTGATCGCCCGGCTCGATCAGCTCTCTCGGAACGATGAGCTCCAGGAGAAACTCGGCCGGACACAGTGGGACCTCGTGGTCGTGGATGAGGCCCATAAGATGTCGGCGACGTACTACGGCTCGAAGGTGAACCGAACGCAGCGGTTCAGGCTTGGGGAACTGCTCGGCGCCCATACCCGAAACCTGCTCCTGATGACAGCGACGCCGCACAACGGGAAGGAGGAGGACTTCCAGCTCTTCCTCTCCCTGCTGGACGCGGATCGGTTCTATGGGAAGTTCAGGGACGGCGCCCATAAGGTGGACGTCTCGGATCTAATGCGCCGGATGGTGAAGGAGGACCTCCTGAAGTTCGACGGGACACCCCTGTTCCCCGAGCGGATCGCGGAGTCGGTCAATTATACCCTCTCCGATGCGGAGGGCGCCCTCTATCAGCAGGTCACGCAGTACGTGCGGGAGGAGATGAACAAGGCCGACCGGATAGAGAATAACCAGCGGAAAGGGGCGGTCGGGTTCGCCCTCACCGGACTGCAGCGGCGGCTGGCATCGAGCCCGGAGGCGATCTATCAGTCGCTGAAGCGCCGTCGCGAGCGGTTGAAGCGCCGTGTGGAGGAGATGAAGCTCGATTCACGCGGTCGGGCACTCGCCGAGACGCTCCTTGACGTCCGGACGAACGGTGATGTCTGGGACGCCGAAGAGGAGATGGCGGCCGGCGAGTACGAGGAGTACGAGGAGGAGGTCGTCGATCAGGCAACCGCCTCGCGGACGATCCATGAACTGGAGGCTGAGATCCGGATCCTCGAAGGGCTGGAGGAACAGGCCAGGCAGGTCGTTCGGTCAGGGCACGACCGGAAGTGGGACGAACTCTCGAGGCTCCTGCAGGAGACACCGCAGATGCACGAGGAGGGCGGTCGGCAGCGGAAGCTGATCATCTTCACCGAGTACAAGGACACCCTCCGCTACCTGGCGACGAGGATCCGCGGGCTGCTCGGGTCCGAGGAGGCGGTCGCCACTATCGACGGCAGCGACCGGCGTGAGGAGCGGCGGAAGAAGCAGGAGATGTTCAGGAGCGATCCGGCAGTCAGGATCCTCGTCGCCACCGATGCGGCTGGCGAAGGTGTGAACCTGCAGAACGCCCACCTGATGGTGAACTATGACCTGCCGTGGAATCCCAACCGGCTGGAGCAGCGGTTCGGTCGGATCCACCGTATCGGGCAGACCGAGGTCTGTCGTCTCTGGAACCTAGTGGCGGCCGAGACGCGGGAAGGCGATGTTTTCCAGCGGCTGCTTCTGAAGCTGGAGACCGAGCGACAGGCGCTCGGGGGCCGGGTCTTCGACATTCTCGGCGATGTCTTCGACGATCGGAGCCTGCGTGATCTTTTGATCGAGGCGATCCGGTACGGCGACGATCCCGAGGTGCGGGCGAAGCTCCTGCAGCGGGTGGAGGGTGCCCTCGATACCGAGCACCTGCGGGAGATTATGCGGCAGAACGCCCTCTGCGAGGTAGTGATGGACGAGGGGCGGCTGTTTGCGATCAAGGCCGAGATGGAGAAGGCGGAGGCGAGGAAACTGCAGCCCTACTTCATCAGGGCGTTTTTTACCCGGGCATATGAGTTACTTGGGGGTGAACTGCGCCCCCGGGAGCCCGGGCGGTGGGAGATCACCCATGTGCCGGCGGCGATCCGCGATCGTGACCGGCAGCTCTCCGGGCGTGACCGGCGGTATCTGCAGCCGGTGATGAAACGCTACGAGCGGATCTGTTTTGAGAAGCAGTACGTCCGGCTGCTCGACCGCGTGGGGGCACCGATGGCGGCGCTGATCCACCCAGGCCATCCGCTGATGCAGGCGGTGACCGATCTCGTGCTGGAGGCGCACCGGCCGAAGTTGCGGCAGGGAGCGGTGCTGGTCGATCCAAACGATCCCGGCGTGACGCCGCGGGTGCTCTTCATCATCGATCACCGGGTGCGGGACGGGAACGACGAGAACCGCACGGTCTCGCGGCGAATGCAGTTCGTGGCGATCGATGCCGAAGGACGGGCGGAGAATGCCGGCTGGGCACCCCACCTCGACCTGCAGCCGATCAGCGACGAGGAGCGGGAGCTGGTTGCCGACGTCCTGGCCTCGCCGTGGGTCAGCAGCGACCTCGAACGGATGGCTCTCGGGTATGCCACCGAGCGGCTCGTGCCGGCACACTTTGAAGAGGTGAAGGCACGGCGGGAACGGATGGCTGACCGGACGCTCGCAGCGGTGCAGGCGCGGCTGGTGAAGGAGATCAATTTCTGGCAGGACCGGTACCTCAAACTGCAGGACGACCACCGGGCCGGGAAGGAGGTTCGGATGAACCTCGAGAACGCCCGCCGGACGGTGGACGACCTCACGACGCGGCTGGAGCGGAGGAAGCGCGATCTGGCGGCAATGCGGCATGTCATCTCGGCGACACCGGTGATCGCCGGCGGCGCGCTGGTGATCCCGGCCGGGCTGCTGGCGGCATGCCGGGGCGAGGTGACCACCATTGATGCCGCCGCCCGGAAGCATGTCGAGATGGTGGCAATGCGGGCGGTGATGGAGGCCGAGCGTGCCCTCGGCCACGAGGTGATCGACGTCTCGGCCGAGAAGTGTGGCTGGGACATCACCGTCC
- a CDS encoding nuclease-related domain-containing protein, with translation MARLYRSNRDFLNKKIESEKQQRIEENKLIQKEYDDRVKAAGIKQVENLRAKQDNIALHCVASFIAILFLQAVTIPIVSHFGSIILVLYICILILSVFGLKTPEIEVEPPKFKEGSSAAEKGKEGEETVLEYLSRLPEEYIVIDDIVIEKYQGNIDHVVIGPTGIFVIETKNWSYRKIRQRSGVWYSVNNHVENKIPYKTDPVTQVLGNAIRLREELQRKLSTAEWIEAIVVFTNPLMEFQTSQSRNVSILKPYELNEEILRNKKTVGQETIQKVSEYLIKNYTSETTHEFTMT, from the coding sequence ATGGCACGTTTATATCGAAGTAATAGAGATTTTCTCAATAAAAAAATTGAATCCGAAAAGCAACAGCGAATCGAAGAAAACAAGCTGATTCAAAAAGAATATGATGATAGGGTAAAAGCTGCTGGTATCAAGCAAGTAGAGAATTTAAGGGCAAAACAGGATAATATTGCACTACATTGCGTAGCTTCGTTTATTGCCATACTTTTCTTGCAAGCCGTCACAATTCCGATTGTGAGTCATTTTGGAAGTATAATACTCGTTCTTTATATCTGTATTTTAATACTGTCAGTTTTCGGTCTTAAAACGCCTGAAATTGAAGTTGAACCTCCGAAGTTCAAAGAAGGTAGCTCTGCAGCGGAGAAAGGTAAAGAGGGCGAAGAAACAGTTTTAGAATACTTATCGCGGTTACCCGAGGAGTATATAGTTATCGATGATATTGTAATTGAAAAATATCAGGGGAATATTGACCATGTAGTTATAGGTCCGACTGGCATTTTTGTCATAGAGACTAAAAACTGGTCATATCGAAAGATTCGGCAAAGATCTGGCGTATGGTATAGCGTAAATAACCATGTGGAAAATAAAATTCCATATAAAACAGACCCAGTAACACAAGTTCTTGGAAACGCCATCCGACTACGTGAGGAACTACAACGAAAACTATCGACTGCTGAATGGATAGAGGCAATCGTCGTCTTTACAAACCCGCTTATGGAATTCCAAACGTCGCAGTCACGTAATGTCAGTATTCTAAAACCATATGAGTTAAACGAAGAAATCTTACGGAACAAAAAAACAGTTGGTCAAGAGACTATTCAGAAAGTATCAGAATATCTTATTAAGAATTACACCAGTGAGACAACTCACGAATTTACAATGACATAA
- a CDS encoding tetratricopeptide repeat protein, with translation MNATTLKTSLDSIFSLNELGKIILVYFILGILVGFTRLLSKNRIYVRNFVDHTETAPMNGYLNNLLLAEFDRIESLYQNITERQTVISGRRRPVSSFDVFSRSAGSGLTPPQIRSEDFVDALKEPLSESSTVKLGLLEIPLNLLLRMFSQLIFRNFITGTLDMDGEKLLLVVQLSERGRTWIIKVEEPDTLDESDEDNTSQRNRMIKELACRIFTILTPSGSLKWEATEAFNAGLEEYQRAVQSPTEYMIRLKKAEHAFLKATAEDPEFALAHYNLGTIYTQEGKVDAAEIAFGWALHHNPRLAGACYAMAYNHFKRAKLNHSVKEEDGEKKQNPDALLESAVRYCQQAIFLQRCYPEVYDLMGFAKRLLGEHEEAIRNREIAVKQSWNKLCEKERKGHDTSEKGPDLYRHSRTNACHCMRNLAATYLYAMLYAMDQLDVGAKHRHYAAFLLADQLFHQVIALDRYDSSPLLQRGLIYYRRGEERELLNIELARLHEEIQKVGKSLEIPNSPYKNEWADYEKRRVDYEEKRKKLHEIEAGVKRKLVKMEEKKNEQNHLSEEVYAQRRGFDTVKAVLGNKKENYFSSRSKLGEIRQECKTCADSYKDAKNELPAVHRDLDGINERYCSSYSSLLPIFHQELAPTPTWEHLAESSLQYHEVWQRYERLRRHSDSEMWYGLACQSFEAALQMEQENQGYWASLAAVRASLKQNDAANAACEKATSCISSASNTCIEVVLRAYEMVENKQMRDRLKDRREWLQYLPERLKEICPALDRREIVVLGSKMPKDWWKIEFRMPKDEWERGMAFKKCAERCMNEGKHASAARLFSRAIGAFEKNYPGEIRELKLHASHAQALIAMNKHRDAHETLRKAFDLDRTCPCACQTLGDLHFSMSDLDGAIREWNKAAYCDPSDPDTPKRMGIAYLRMVEQSPKCDREALLRKAEVAFSQSIALSEGRLDSEEKNLNAEDNLGKKARAAYWLGRTKLLLNDPPNAIVHLNVARSLNYSPSLISYYLGKAYLMQNDCIMAHTCFDQVIWDLESNGKGDVPLQMQYDDRLFETISGYELLINTYLQKAGASLDHYICQDEALGLINKGMKCINKIDDDVKKLQLNAALLNHKGRIYVRQGEIYDGVKDLEDAVSLYPNANFFIHLAQAYEKQREGTTSLARRRQIAEGIRTCCNHAKALDPDNEHEKEIEDFLRRST, from the coding sequence GTGAACGCTACAACACTGAAAACAAGCCTGGATAGCATATTCTCCCTAAACGAGCTTGGGAAAATTATCCTGGTTTACTTTATCCTTGGGATACTTGTTGGGTTCACGCGTCTGTTATCTAAAAACAGAATTTACGTGAGAAATTTTGTCGATCATACTGAAACCGCTCCAATGAACGGATATCTCAACAATCTGCTCCTTGCGGAGTTTGATCGTATCGAAAGCCTTTATCAAAATATCACCGAACGGCAAACCGTTATTTCTGGGAGAAGGCGACCTGTTAGTTCATTTGATGTCTTCTCACGTTCTGCTGGTAGCGGGTTGACCCCTCCACAAATAAGATCGGAAGATTTTGTCGATGCCTTGAAAGAACCCCTGAGTGAAAGTTCAACGGTTAAATTAGGCCTGCTGGAAATCCCGCTAAATCTGCTCTTGCGCATGTTTAGTCAACTGATCTTCAGGAATTTCATCACGGGAACTCTTGATATGGATGGAGAAAAACTCCTCCTTGTTGTACAGCTGAGTGAACGTGGACGCACATGGATAATAAAAGTAGAGGAACCGGATACGCTAGATGAATCCGATGAAGACAATACTTCCCAGCGCAATCGGATGATCAAAGAACTGGCGTGCAGAATTTTTACGATCCTGACGCCTTCCGGATCGCTAAAATGGGAGGCAACAGAGGCATTCAATGCGGGACTTGAGGAATATCAAAGAGCAGTACAATCGCCGACGGAGTATATGATCCGACTCAAAAAAGCCGAACATGCGTTCCTCAAGGCAACCGCTGAAGATCCTGAGTTTGCCTTGGCCCACTATAACTTAGGTACTATATATACTCAAGAAGGGAAGGTTGACGCGGCAGAGATCGCATTTGGCTGGGCACTCCACCACAATCCGCGCCTCGCCGGTGCCTGTTACGCTATGGCTTACAACCATTTTAAGAGAGCAAAATTAAATCACAGTGTGAAGGAAGAGGATGGCGAAAAAAAGCAAAATCCAGATGCGCTGCTTGAGTCAGCTGTCCGGTACTGTCAGCAAGCAATTTTCCTTCAGCGCTGTTACCCTGAAGTTTACGATCTCATGGGATTTGCCAAGCGCCTTCTTGGAGAACATGAAGAGGCGATAAGAAACAGGGAGATTGCCGTTAAGCAATCGTGGAATAAATTATGCGAAAAGGAACGTAAGGGGCATGACACATCGGAAAAGGGACCTGACCTTTACAGACATTCTCGAACAAATGCCTGTCACTGTATGAGAAATCTTGCAGCGACGTACTTATATGCGATGTTATATGCGATGGATCAGCTCGATGTTGGTGCGAAGCACCGGCATTATGCGGCCTTCCTGTTGGCAGATCAGCTCTTTCATCAAGTGATTGCTCTGGATAGATATGACTCTAGCCCCCTATTGCAGCGGGGACTGATCTACTATCGGCGAGGAGAAGAACGAGAACTTCTCAACATTGAACTAGCGCGACTGCATGAAGAGATCCAGAAGGTGGGAAAAAGTTTGGAAATTCCAAACAGCCCATACAAAAATGAATGGGCGGATTATGAAAAGAGGAGGGTAGACTATGAGGAAAAGCGCAAGAAACTACATGAGATTGAGGCAGGGGTTAAACGAAAGCTAGTCAAAATGGAGGAGAAAAAGAATGAGCAGAACCACTTGTCTGAAGAAGTCTATGCGCAGAGAAGAGGATTCGATACTGTCAAAGCGGTTCTCGGGAATAAAAAGGAAAATTACTTTAGTTCCAGAAGTAAACTCGGCGAAATACGCCAAGAATGTAAAACATGCGCAGATAGTTACAAAGATGCAAAAAACGAATTGCCTGCCGTGCATCGCGATCTAGATGGAATTAATGAGAGATATTGTTCTTCATACTCCAGCTTGCTCCCTATTTTCCACCAAGAGTTGGCTCCTACTCCCACTTGGGAACACCTTGCGGAGAGTAGTCTGCAATATCATGAAGTCTGGCAACGTTACGAAAGATTGAGGCGCCATTCTGATAGTGAAATGTGGTATGGGCTCGCCTGTCAATCGTTTGAGGCAGCACTGCAGATGGAACAGGAAAACCAGGGATACTGGGCAAGTCTTGCAGCAGTTAGAGCATCGTTGAAACAGAATGACGCGGCGAACGCCGCCTGTGAAAAAGCGACAAGCTGCATTTCTAGTGCATCGAACACTTGTATCGAGGTGGTATTAAGGGCTTATGAGATGGTGGAAAACAAACAAATGCGTGATCGGCTGAAAGATAGGCGAGAATGGCTCCAGTATTTACCTGAAAGGTTGAAGGAGATCTGCCCTGCTCTCGACCGGCGTGAGATTGTGGTACTAGGATCTAAGATGCCTAAAGATTGGTGGAAAATAGAATTTAGGATGCCTAAAGATGAGTGGGAACGGGGTATGGCCTTTAAAAAATGCGCAGAACGGTGCATGAATGAGGGGAAACACGCGAGTGCAGCACGTTTATTTAGCAGAGCAATAGGCGCATTTGAAAAGAATTACCCCGGAGAAATACGAGAACTGAAACTTCATGCAAGCCATGCCCAGGCCCTTATCGCCATGAACAAACATAGGGATGCCCACGAAACTCTGAGAAAAGCGTTTGATCTCGACCGGACCTGTCCGTGCGCCTGCCAGACCCTTGGTGATCTGCATTTCTCGATGAGCGACCTCGATGGTGCCATACGCGAGTGGAACAAAGCGGCGTACTGCGACCCGTCCGATCCCGATACTCCAAAGAGAATGGGTATTGCATACTTGAGAATGGTAGAGCAATCTCCGAAATGTGATCGGGAGGCACTGCTTCGTAAAGCAGAAGTGGCTTTCAGTCAGTCTATTGCTCTCTCCGAGGGGAGACTCGATTCCGAAGAGAAAAATCTTAATGCCGAAGATAACCTTGGCAAAAAAGCACGTGCAGCATACTGGTTGGGAAGAACCAAACTACTGTTGAACGATCCTCCGAATGCTATTGTCCATCTGAATGTTGCGAGGAGTCTAAATTACTCTCCTTCGCTTATCTCTTACTACCTCGGAAAGGCATACCTGATGCAGAATGATTGCATAATGGCTCACACCTGTTTTGACCAGGTGATCTGGGATCTGGAATCAAATGGCAAGGGCGATGTACCCTTACAAATGCAGTATGATGACAGGCTCTTCGAAACAATCTCTGGCTATGAGCTGTTGATCAACACCTATCTGCAGAAGGCAGGTGCATCTCTCGATCACTACATTTGTCAGGATGAAGCGCTCGGCCTCATTAACAAGGGGATGAAGTGCATCAACAAGATTGACGACGATGTTAAGAAATTACAGTTGAATGCCGCTCTGCTCAATCACAAAGGTCGAATTTACGTCCGACAAGGAGAAATCTATGATGGCGTAAAGGATCTTGAAGATGCCGTTTCGCTATATCCCAATGCCAATTTTTTCATCCACCTTGCCCAAGCATATGAAAAACAGCGAGAAGGAACAACGTCTCTGGCAAGAAGACGACAAATCGCTGAAGGTATCAGAACCTGCTGTAATCACGCAAAAGCACTTGATCCTGACAATGAGCATGAAAAGGAGATCGAAGACTTTCTCCGACGATCTACATAG
- a CDS encoding site-specific integrase, producing MDDLDKMKLLDPVNRRHLEGYIRWLRLKQLREKTIRTKLWRIYPFLQYTNFSDAKDVAQEQLEDYIITRRNECSPFTVQGDILELKLFFRWLVPEKEIGLFQNIKIKKPRRHLPVDQLITRDDINRLVDVCDRPRDRALIMLMWDSGARIGELLSLNIGHVQFDRYGAVVIVTGKTGMRRLRLISSVPDIQTWINTHPLRTDKNAPLFVTTRRYGPEQRRLSAQTVGNKLKYIAHKLGMTKPIHPHAIRHARLTDLTKSNGKKRGLSEMELRLVAGWERNSAMPEVYVHLSGADVERKLLENAGFIDDTPDPADTALEPRQCPRCKHLNAHDALYCAACSMALVEEAARKVDESTEEAKKSEEYLQMLLQIRKDLGLAR from the coding sequence ATGGATGATCTCGACAAGATGAAATTGCTCGACCCCGTCAACCGCAGGCACCTTGAGGGCTACATTCGATGGCTCCGCCTCAAGCAGCTTAGAGAGAAAACCATCAGAACAAAGCTCTGGCGCATCTATCCATTCCTCCAGTACACCAACTTCAGTGATGCGAAGGATGTCGCCCAAGAGCAGCTGGAAGACTACATCATTACGCGACGAAACGAATGCAGCCCCTTCACCGTCCAGGGTGACATTCTCGAACTGAAACTCTTCTTCCGCTGGCTCGTGCCGGAGAAAGAGATCGGGCTCTTCCAGAACATTAAGATCAAAAAGCCGCGGCGACACCTTCCGGTAGATCAGCTGATCACCCGCGACGATATCAACCGGCTTGTCGATGTCTGCGACAGGCCTCGCGATCGGGCGCTGATTATGCTCATGTGGGATTCCGGCGCCCGGATAGGCGAACTTCTCAGCCTGAACATTGGTCACGTCCAATTCGATCGCTACGGTGCCGTCGTGATCGTGACCGGCAAGACCGGGATGCGGCGGCTCCGGCTGATCAGCTCAGTCCCGGACATACAAACCTGGATCAACACCCACCCGCTCCGCACGGACAAGAACGCTCCGCTCTTCGTAACCACCCGGCGCTACGGACCTGAGCAGCGGCGGCTGAGTGCCCAGACCGTGGGGAACAAACTCAAGTACATCGCCCATAAACTCGGCATGACAAAACCGATCCATCCACACGCGATCCGGCACGCCCGGCTCACCGACCTGACAAAGAGCAACGGCAAGAAGCGGGGACTCTCGGAGATGGAGCTCCGGCTCGTGGCCGGATGGGAGAGGAACAGCGCGATGCCGGAGGTCTACGTCCACCTCTCGGGTGCAGACGTCGAGCGGAAGCTGCTGGAGAACGCCGGGTTCATCGACGACACCCCGGACCCTGCGGATACTGCTCTCGAGCCTCGGCAGTGCCCGCGGTGCAAGCACCTGAACGCCCACGACGCCCTCTACTGTGCGGCGTGCTCAATGGCACTCGTCGAGGAGGCGGCGAGGAAGGTTGATGAGTCGACGGAGGAGGCGAAAAAGAGTGAGGAGTATCTGCAGATGCTCCTGCAGATTCGGAAGGATTTGGGGTTAGCACGGTGA
- a CDS encoding IS5 family transposase codes for MKSTHLKPYSCKYSKKTYTQYQLLVLVLFKDFRNQHYREFIEDVGDMEQVRDILNHSIVPHFTTLQKFLCRIKSLYLRLTFKKTVNLFYSTDDTLPITAIDSSGFTSGYCSHYFSERTGKIRKHFLKTSISVDTEQQVITGFVASKSRVHDTRHAEKLLRQCHNLRKSDCYVMDRGYDSEAIHRLIREILHANSVIPLRSWNADFVGGTYRQEMATRFNDIIYPRRQLVENKFSVLKRKFSGDLRARKFLIQTKEIAGKMIVCNLHRFLQFLIVEVFYSADISQH; via the coding sequence ATAAAGTCGACTCACCTCAAGCCCTATTCCTGCAAGTATTCGAAGAAGACTTACACCCAGTATCAGCTTCTTGTCCTCGTTCTTTTCAAAGACTTCAGGAACCAGCACTACCGGGAGTTTATTGAAGATGTTGGTGACATGGAACAAGTTCGGGATATCCTGAACCACTCAATCGTACCGCATTTCACCACACTCCAGAAATTCCTCTGCCGGATAAAATCTCTGTACCTTCGGCTGACATTCAAGAAAACCGTGAACCTGTTCTACTCCACTGACGATACACTTCCCATAACCGCAATCGACTCATCCGGGTTTACCAGCGGATACTGCAGTCATTATTTTTCTGAGCGAACCGGTAAAATCCGAAAACATTTCCTCAAAACGTCAATCTCGGTTGATACCGAACAACAGGTTATTACCGGATTCGTTGCCTCGAAAAGCCGGGTTCATGATACCCGGCATGCAGAGAAACTACTCAGGCAATGCCACAATCTCCGGAAATCCGATTGTTATGTCATGGATCGGGGATACGACTCTGAAGCCATTCACCGGCTGATCCGGGAAATCCTTCATGCCAATTCGGTTATCCCTCTCCGATCCTGGAATGCTGACTTCGTTGGTGGGACGTACCGACAGGAAATGGCCACTCGGTTCAATGACATCATCTACCCTCGACGACAACTCGTTGAAAACAAATTCTCTGTCTTGAAAAGAAAATTCTCCGGGGATCTCAGAGCAAGAAAATTTCTCATCCAGACAAAAGAAATCGCCGGAAAAATGATTGTCTGTAACCTCCACAGATTCTTACAATTTCTCATCGTGGAGGTTTTCTACAGTGCAGATATCTCGCAACATTAA
- a CDS encoding type 1 glutamine amidotransferase family protein, with amino-acid sequence MPTLYLYILDTLSDWETGHALGELHSGRYLKDPSLKYDVVLCGKSLDTITTMGGLKLTPGITIENIRAKKGDLLLLPGADTWLDPAHASIINMVDTLLEQEMVVAAICGATLGLANAGLLDNRPHTSNDPEALKMFCPGYKGEQFYRTEPTVTDGNLITASGLAPVEFACSIFRKLDAMNPATLDAWYGLFTLRKPEFFYALMASLPSQ; translated from the coding sequence ATGCCGACACTCTATCTCTATATCCTTGATACGCTTTCCGACTGGGAAACCGGCCATGCCCTTGGCGAACTCCATTCCGGGAGGTACCTCAAAGACCCGTCGCTGAAGTACGATGTCGTCCTGTGCGGAAAATCCCTGGACACGATAACGACGATGGGCGGACTGAAGTTGACACCGGGTATCACCATTGAGAATATCAGGGCCAAAAAAGGAGATCTCCTGCTCCTGCCCGGCGCAGACACCTGGCTTGATCCCGCCCATGCGTCGATTATCAATATGGTAGACACGCTCCTTGAGCAGGAGATGGTTGTTGCAGCAATCTGTGGGGCTACCCTCGGCCTGGCCAATGCCGGGCTGCTTGACAACCGGCCCCACACCAGCAATGATCCCGAAGCGCTCAAAATGTTCTGCCCCGGATACAAAGGAGAGCAATTTTACCGGACAGAGCCTACAGTGACAGACGGGAACCTTATCACGGCAAGCGGGCTTGCACCGGTTGAATTTGCCTGCAGCATATTCAGGAAACTGGATGCCATGAATCCCGCAACCCTCGACGCATGGTACGGGCTCTTTACGTTAAGGAAACCGGAATTTTTCTATGCCCTCATGGCATCCCTGCCTTCTCAATAA